In Castanea sativa cultivar Marrone di Chiusa Pesio chromosome 6, ASM4071231v1, a single window of DNA contains:
- the LOC142639494 gene encoding uncharacterized protein LOC142639494, translating into MLTRLDEEVRKTKSHITRLTNSLSGIERGKFPSQTQPNPINQNLKIGSKDKHEEVKAMTILRSGREINKSASLITKKSKETPVEEENVEIESVGLDDIEQCPIPPPFPQALKLPRKLDTASEILEHLHQVKINLPLLHVIKQMPAYAKVIKDLCTIKRKHHVKKTAFLTEQVSAVIQHRTPPKYKDPGCPTISCTIRDCIMEHALLDLRVGVNLIPFSVYQKLGLGELKPTSITLQLVDRSVREPRGIVEDVLVKIEQFYYMVDFIVLDFQPVLHPSVYTLIILGRPFLATTNALINCKNGRMQLNFGSMTLELNIFYVAKQPHENDDCAYVNLIGAVLEEQQMMAINKGWKPCFEELLENEKKLVHSSEEAPQLELKLLPGGLKYAYLGPSKLKPRWDGPFIVREMFKHGVVVAEDPRGGRILKVNEQRLKPYLGEVIPEEETLSLEIPIYWDAT; encoded by the exons ATGCTCACTAGGCTAGATGAAGAGGTAAGAAAGACCAAGAGTCATATAACTAGGCTTACAAATTCATTGAGTGGGATAGAGAGAGGGAAGTTTCCTTCCCAAACTCAACCCAATCCCAtcaatcaaaatctaaaaattggcTCTAAGGATAAACATGAGGAAGTAAAAGCTATGACCATTTTGAGGAGTGGTAGAGAGATTAATAAAAGTGCTTCTTTAATAACTAAGAAATCTAAGGAGACCCCAGTTGAAGAAGAGAATGTTGAAATTGAGTCAGTTGGGCTTGATGACATTGAACAATGCCCAATCCCTCCACCATTTCCACAAGCCTTAAAATTACCTAGGAAATTGGACACTGCATCTGAGatattagagcatttgcatcaagtCAAGATAAATTTGCCATTATTGCATGTTATCAAGCAAATGCCTGCATATGCCAAGGTAATTAAGGACTTATGCACCATCAAGAGAAAGCATCATGTGAAGAAGACCGCATTCCTAACAGAACAGGTAAGTGCAGTTATTCAACATAGGACCCCACCAAAGTATAAAGATCCAGGTTGTCCTACGATCTCTTGTACTATTAGAGATTGCATCATGGAGCATGCATTACTAGATCTTAGGGTAGGTGTTAATTTGATCCCTTTCAGTGTATATCAAAAACTTGGACTTGGTGAGTTGAAACCTACTTCAATAACTTTACAGTTGGTTGATCGCTCTGTAAGGGAACCGAGAGGGATTGTTGAGGATGTGTTGGtgaaaattgaacaattttattatatggTTGATTTTATTGTTCTAGATTTCCAACCTGTTTTACATCCTAGTGTTTATACCCTTATTATTTTGGGTAGACCTTTCCTTGCCACAACTAATGCTTTAATTAATTGCAAGAATGGAAGGATGCAACTCAATTTTGGTTCCATGACTTTGGAGCTAAACATATTTTATGTGGCTAAACAACCACATGAGAATGATGACTGTGCTTATGTGAACCTCATTGGGGCG GTTTTGGAAGAACAACAGATGATGGCAATTAATAAAGGATGGAAGCCTTGCTTTGAGGAGCtactagaaaatgaaaaaaagctcGTGCATTCAAGTGAAGAGGCACCACAGCTGGAGCTTAAGCTGCTGCCCGGTGGTCTTAAATATGCATATTTAGGCCCAAGTAAGTTAAAACCTAGGTGGGATGGCCCTTTCATTGTAAGGGAAATGTTTAAACATGGAGTTGTAGTAGCAGAGGACCCTAGGGGTGGTAGAATTTTGAAAGTAAATGAACAAAGGTTAAAACCATACTTAGGGGAAGTTATACCAGAGGAGGAGACTCTGTCACTTGAGATTCCTATCTATTGGGATGCTACTTGA